One window of the Anaeromyxobacter dehalogenans 2CP-C genome contains the following:
- the aceA gene encoding isocitrate lyase ICL2 has protein sequence MDFEQEVAALRRWFESPRFAGIRRIHTAREVMEQRGTIRQDYPVAREAAEAFHARLRELFQQRRCITTFGPYSPGQAVAMKKMGIEAIYLGGWATSAKGSVQEDPGPDLASYPLSQVPDEAAPIVRALLTADRNQHHARSRMTEEQRRATPAVDFRPFIIADADTGHGGDAQVRNLVRRFVEVGVPGYHIEDQKPGVKKCGHQGGKVLVAEDEQLKRLSAARFQLDLMGVPGIVVARTDAESATLLDGRGDERDQPFILGASNLAVPAFRAAFLAILRRFRRAGVEELSGHELYAVCDEEYAAADAWLDRAGFDKAIAAAAAEHQRGALAVDAALDRVFDRFVDAWQQEAGVCTYAEAVGQAIAFREHEGERPAMRRDEWMAFAARAPFYRAREKARAMGIDPPWDCEHAKTPDGYYQVRGGIDYAIQKSLAAAPFADLLWMETKTADLADARRFADAIHAVHPDKMLAYNLSPSFNWDTTGMDDDQMRRFPEELGKLGFVFDFITYGGHQIDGLAAEEFATALREDGMLALARLQRKFRLLESGYRTPQTLVGGPRLDAALMAVSGRTATTKAMGQGSTQHQHLVQTEVPPRLLDDWLDLWRDQHGVPGRLHATLRPVTAGSDLLELVVTSADGERKLDVTFASITDRRGRSILSVRDQNTHDLSLRRKRLMTLAQLFLFHRYRVDSAHYVTPTEDNQRQAEGMKALGLFRSVAQEVGEIIVADVDRARVKALAARDHAALKALIARA, from the coding sequence ATGGACTTCGAGCAGGAGGTCGCGGCGCTCCGCCGCTGGTTCGAGAGCCCACGGTTCGCGGGCATCCGGCGCATCCACACCGCCCGCGAGGTGATGGAGCAGCGCGGCACGATCCGCCAGGACTACCCGGTGGCGCGCGAGGCCGCCGAGGCGTTCCACGCGCGGCTGCGCGAGCTGTTCCAGCAGCGGCGCTGCATCACCACCTTCGGCCCCTACTCGCCCGGTCAGGCCGTGGCGATGAAGAAGATGGGCATCGAGGCGATCTACCTGGGCGGCTGGGCCACCTCGGCGAAGGGCTCCGTCCAGGAGGACCCCGGCCCCGACCTCGCCAGCTACCCGCTCAGCCAGGTGCCCGACGAGGCGGCGCCCATCGTGCGCGCGCTGCTCACCGCCGACCGGAACCAGCACCACGCCCGCTCGCGCATGACCGAGGAGCAGCGGCGCGCCACCCCGGCGGTGGACTTCCGGCCGTTCATCATCGCCGACGCCGACACCGGCCACGGCGGCGACGCGCAGGTGCGGAACCTCGTGCGCCGCTTCGTCGAGGTCGGGGTGCCCGGCTACCACATCGAGGACCAGAAGCCGGGCGTGAAGAAGTGCGGGCACCAGGGGGGCAAGGTGCTCGTCGCCGAGGACGAGCAGCTGAAGCGGCTCTCCGCGGCGCGGTTCCAGCTCGACCTCATGGGCGTGCCCGGCATCGTGGTGGCGCGCACCGACGCCGAGTCGGCCACGCTGCTCGACGGCCGCGGCGACGAGCGCGACCAGCCGTTCATCCTGGGCGCGAGCAACCTCGCGGTCCCGGCGTTCCGCGCGGCGTTCCTGGCCATCCTGCGGCGGTTCCGCCGCGCCGGCGTGGAGGAGCTGTCCGGCCACGAGCTGTACGCGGTGTGCGACGAGGAGTACGCGGCCGCCGACGCGTGGCTGGACCGGGCCGGCTTCGACAAGGCCATCGCCGCCGCCGCCGCCGAGCACCAGCGCGGCGCGCTCGCGGTGGACGCCGCGCTGGACCGGGTCTTCGATCGCTTCGTGGACGCGTGGCAGCAGGAGGCCGGCGTCTGCACCTACGCCGAGGCGGTGGGGCAGGCGATCGCGTTCCGCGAGCACGAGGGCGAGCGCCCGGCCATGCGCCGCGACGAGTGGATGGCGTTCGCCGCGCGCGCGCCGTTCTACCGGGCGCGCGAGAAGGCGCGCGCCATGGGGATCGACCCGCCCTGGGACTGCGAGCACGCCAAGACGCCCGACGGCTACTACCAGGTGCGCGGCGGGATCGACTACGCCATCCAGAAGTCGCTGGCGGCGGCGCCGTTCGCGGACCTGCTCTGGATGGAGACGAAGACCGCCGACCTCGCCGACGCGCGGCGCTTCGCCGACGCCATCCACGCCGTCCACCCGGACAAGATGCTCGCCTACAACCTGTCGCCGTCCTTCAACTGGGACACGACCGGCATGGACGACGACCAGATGCGCCGCTTCCCCGAGGAGCTCGGGAAGCTCGGGTTCGTCTTCGACTTCATCACCTACGGCGGCCACCAGATCGACGGGCTCGCCGCGGAGGAGTTCGCGACCGCGCTGCGCGAGGACGGGATGCTCGCGCTGGCGCGGCTGCAGCGGAAGTTCCGGCTGCTCGAGTCCGGCTACCGGACGCCGCAGACGCTGGTGGGCGGGCCGCGGCTCGACGCGGCGCTCATGGCCGTCTCCGGCCGGACCGCCACCACCAAGGCCATGGGCCAGGGCTCGACCCAGCACCAGCACCTCGTCCAGACCGAGGTGCCGCCCCGGCTGCTGGACGACTGGCTCGACCTGTGGCGCGACCAGCACGGCGTGCCGGGCAGGCTCCACGCCACGCTCAGGCCGGTCACCGCCGGCTCCGACCTGCTCGAGCTGGTGGTCACGTCCGCCGACGGCGAGCGGAAGCTCGACGTCACCTTCGCGAGCATCACCGACCGCCGCGGGCGCAGCATCCTCTCGGTGCGCGACCAGAACACGCACGACCTGTCGCTCCGGCGCAAGCGGCTCATGACGCTCGCGCAGCTGTTCCTGTTCCACCGCTACCGGGTGGACTCGGCGCACTACGTCACGCCCACCGAGGACAACCAGCGGCAGGCGGAGGGCATGAAGGCGCTCGGCCTGTTCCGCTCGGTGGCGCAGGAGGTGGGCGAGATCATCGTCGCGGACGTGGACCGGGCCCGGGTGAAGGCGCTCGCCGCGCGCGACCACGCCGCGCTGAAGGCGCTCATCGCCCGCGCCTGA
- a CDS encoding ammonium transporter, protein MKKLRALLLLAALAAPAALLLHAPAARAADAAAAAPVAFTQGMADAIAAQKVGLDTIWVMIAAFLVFFMNLGFALVESGFCRAKNTVNILFKNFVVFAISSLAFLVIGYGLMFGDGNPFFGTSGLLFASGADNSPALGDAYQGVYHALNWTGVPLWAKFFFQLVFAGTAATIVSGAVAERIKFKSFIVFTLFLVGVVYPVGGHMIWGGGWLAGKGFLDFAGSTVVHSIGGWAALAGILVLGPRLGKYGPGKQINVIPGHNMTSAAIGVFVLWFGWFGFNPGSTMAADGASIAHIATTTNVAAAAGTVSSMLAAWIFLKKPDFGITLNGCLAGLVAITAGCAFVSVLSSLVIGLVAGVLVVAAVVFFDRIRVDDPVGATAVHLANGVFGTVALGLFADPTVAPCAAVAKPGLFLGGGMAQLGPQLLGVGVVAVSVFTLSLAAWYVTKLLSGGIRVTAEEELEGLDVGEHGNSAYPEFQIRSGGAFGGTAPHGAEPVAVAVGKTTPAY, encoded by the coding sequence ATGAAGAAGCTCCGAGCCTTGCTCCTCCTCGCAGCGCTGGCCGCCCCGGCGGCCCTGCTCCTCCATGCGCCGGCCGCGCGCGCCGCCGACGCCGCCGCGGCGGCGCCGGTCGCGTTCACGCAGGGGATGGCCGACGCCATCGCCGCCCAGAAGGTCGGGCTCGACACGATCTGGGTGATGATCGCGGCGTTCCTGGTCTTCTTCATGAACCTCGGCTTCGCGCTGGTCGAGTCCGGCTTCTGCCGCGCGAAGAACACCGTGAACATCCTGTTCAAGAACTTCGTGGTGTTCGCGATCTCGTCGCTCGCGTTCCTGGTGATCGGGTACGGCCTGATGTTCGGGGACGGCAACCCGTTCTTCGGCACGAGCGGGCTCCTGTTCGCGTCCGGCGCGGACAACAGCCCCGCGCTCGGCGACGCGTACCAGGGCGTCTACCACGCGCTCAACTGGACCGGCGTGCCGCTGTGGGCGAAGTTCTTCTTCCAGCTCGTGTTCGCCGGCACCGCCGCCACCATCGTGTCCGGCGCGGTCGCCGAGCGGATCAAGTTCAAGTCGTTCATCGTCTTCACGCTGTTCCTGGTCGGCGTGGTCTACCCGGTTGGCGGCCACATGATCTGGGGCGGCGGCTGGCTCGCCGGCAAGGGCTTCCTCGACTTCGCCGGCTCGACGGTGGTGCACTCGATCGGCGGCTGGGCGGCGCTCGCCGGCATCCTCGTGCTCGGGCCGCGGCTCGGGAAGTACGGTCCCGGCAAGCAGATCAACGTCATCCCCGGCCACAACATGACCAGCGCCGCCATCGGCGTGTTCGTGCTGTGGTTCGGCTGGTTCGGCTTCAACCCCGGCTCGACCATGGCGGCGGACGGCGCGTCCATCGCGCACATCGCCACCACCACCAACGTGGCCGCCGCGGCGGGCACCGTCTCCTCCATGCTCGCCGCCTGGATCTTCCTGAAGAAGCCGGACTTCGGCATCACGCTGAACGGCTGCCTGGCGGGGCTCGTCGCCATCACCGCGGGCTGCGCGTTCGTGAGCGTGCTCAGCTCGCTCGTCATCGGCCTGGTCGCCGGCGTGCTGGTGGTCGCGGCGGTGGTGTTCTTCGACCGGATCCGCGTGGACGACCCGGTCGGCGCGACGGCGGTGCACCTCGCGAACGGCGTCTTCGGCACCGTCGCGCTCGGGCTGTTCGCGGATCCCACCGTGGCGCCGTGCGCGGCGGTCGCGAAGCCCGGCCTGTTCCTGGGCGGCGGCATGGCGCAGCTCGGCCCGCAGCTCCTGGGCGTGGGCGTGGTGGCGGTGTCCGTCTTCACGCTCTCGCTGGCGGCCTGGTACGTGACGAAGCTCCTGTCCGGCGGGATCCGCGTGACGGCCGAGGAGGAGCTGGAGGGCCTGGACGTCGGCGAGCACGGCAACTCCGCGTACCCGGAGTTCCAGATCCGCTCGGGCGGCGCGTTCGGCGGCACGGCGCCCCACGGCGCCGAGCCGGTCGCGGTCGCGGTCGGCAAGACGACCCCGGCCTACTGA
- a CDS encoding MoaD/ThiS family protein codes for MPLVTFTATLRRHLDAPPAEVPGATVREALEAAFRGNPRLRGYVLDDQGRLRKHVAVFVDGALVLDRDGLADPVRPGSGIHVMQALSGG; via the coding sequence ATGCCGCTCGTGACCTTCACCGCGACGCTCCGGCGCCACCTCGACGCGCCGCCCGCCGAGGTGCCGGGCGCGACCGTGCGCGAGGCGCTCGAGGCCGCGTTCCGCGGCAACCCGCGCCTGCGCGGCTACGTGCTCGACGACCAGGGGCGGCTGCGCAAGCACGTGGCCGTGTTCGTGGACGGCGCGCTCGTGCTCGACCGCGACGGCCTCGCCGACCCGGTGCGCCCCGGGAGCGGCATCCACGTCATGCAGGCGCTCTCGGGAGGGTGA
- a CDS encoding 5'-3' exonuclease — MRLHLVDGTYELFRAHFSGRPGHRAPDGREVKATLGMAASLVALLHEAGEAVTHVAVAFDRPIRSFRNDLWAGYKSEEGVPPELLAQLEAAEDAARALGLVVWSMDALEADDALATAAARFRDEVEQVRILTPDKDLGQCLRGRRVVQVDRMRGREVDEAALLARRGIQPQSVPDWLALVGDAADGIPGLPGFGERSASALLAVYGHLEDVPADPARWPAGVRGAAKLGRALEDGREAALLYRRLATLVTDAPLPERLEDLRWPGLPRERLGAWAASLGAERLVQGLEARPARWAGAGGAPPPPAGPGEAGDAAGGERA, encoded by the coding sequence ATGAGGCTCCACCTGGTGGACGGCACCTACGAGCTGTTCCGCGCGCACTTCTCCGGGCGGCCGGGGCACCGGGCGCCCGACGGCCGCGAGGTGAAGGCGACGCTCGGGATGGCCGCGTCGCTCGTGGCGCTGCTGCACGAGGCGGGCGAGGCGGTCACGCACGTGGCGGTCGCGTTCGACCGGCCCATCCGCTCGTTCCGCAACGACCTGTGGGCCGGCTACAAGAGCGAGGAGGGCGTGCCGCCCGAGCTGCTCGCGCAGCTCGAGGCCGCCGAGGACGCCGCGCGGGCGCTCGGGCTGGTGGTGTGGTCGATGGACGCGCTGGAGGCGGACGACGCGCTCGCCACCGCGGCGGCTCGCTTCCGCGACGAGGTGGAGCAGGTCCGCATCCTCACGCCGGACAAGGACCTGGGGCAGTGCCTCCGCGGGCGGCGGGTGGTCCAGGTGGACCGCATGCGCGGGCGCGAGGTGGACGAGGCGGCGCTGCTGGCGCGGCGGGGCATCCAGCCGCAGAGCGTGCCGGACTGGCTGGCGCTGGTGGGCGACGCGGCGGACGGGATCCCGGGGCTGCCGGGGTTCGGCGAGCGCAGCGCGTCGGCGCTGCTCGCGGTGTACGGGCACCTCGAGGACGTCCCCGCCGACCCGGCGCGCTGGCCGGCGGGCGTGCGCGGCGCGGCGAAGCTGGGGCGGGCGCTGGAGGACGGGCGCGAGGCGGCGCTGCTGTACCGGCGGCTCGCCACGCTGGTCACCGACGCGCCGCTGCCGGAGCGGCTCGAGGACCTGCGCTGGCCCGGGCTCCCGCGCGAGCGGCTCGGCGCCTGGGCGGCCTCGCTCGGCGCGGAGCGGCTGGTGCAGGGGCTCGAGGCGCGGCCGGCGCGCTGGGCGGGCGCGGGCGGCGCACCGCCGCCGCCGGCCGGGCCGGGGGAGGCCGGCGACGCGGCGGGCGGGGAGCGGGCATGA
- a CDS encoding WD40/YVTN/BNR-like repeat-containing protein: protein MGSSDRLSVATRKGLFLLERRAGGWEIERCAFLGDPVSLVLDDPRDGAIYAALALGHFGVKLHRSDDRGRTWTEVAAPAFPPASGGAGEAPSVQQLWALEPAGPDRPGALWAGTIPAALFRSTDRGESWTLMRGLWDRPERKDWGGGGYDQPGLHSIAVDPRDPRRLLCAISTGGVWGTADAGETWALRATGMYAEYMPPERRGDPNAQDVHRLAQAPTAPERLYAQHHNGVFRSVDGGERWTEITAVQPSKFGFAVAVHPRDPLTAWFVPAVKDERRVPVDGKLVVARTRDGGDTFEVLREGLPQAHAYDLVYRHGLAVDAGGDRLAMGSTTGGLWLSEDGGDRWVQHPARLPPIYQVAFGQVAFGQVASGQAASGGASR, encoded by the coding sequence ATGGGCTCGAGCGATCGGCTGAGCGTCGCCACGCGCAAGGGGCTGTTCCTGCTGGAGCGGCGCGCGGGCGGCTGGGAGATCGAGCGCTGCGCGTTCCTGGGCGACCCGGTCAGCCTGGTGCTCGACGACCCGCGCGACGGCGCGATCTACGCGGCGCTGGCGCTCGGGCACTTCGGCGTGAAGCTGCACCGCTCCGACGATCGCGGCCGGACCTGGACCGAGGTGGCCGCGCCCGCGTTCCCGCCCGCGTCCGGGGGCGCCGGCGAGGCGCCCAGCGTGCAGCAGCTCTGGGCGCTCGAGCCCGCCGGCCCGGATCGGCCCGGCGCCCTGTGGGCGGGGACCATCCCGGCGGCGCTGTTCCGCTCCACCGACCGCGGCGAGTCCTGGACGCTGATGCGCGGCCTGTGGGACCGCCCCGAGCGCAAGGACTGGGGCGGCGGCGGCTACGACCAGCCCGGCCTGCACTCGATCGCGGTGGACCCGCGCGACCCGCGGCGGCTGCTGTGCGCCATCTCCACCGGCGGCGTCTGGGGCACGGCGGACGCCGGCGAGACCTGGGCGCTGCGCGCCACCGGCATGTACGCGGAGTACATGCCGCCCGAGCGCCGCGGGGATCCCAACGCGCAGGACGTCCACCGCCTCGCCCAGGCGCCCACCGCGCCCGAGCGCCTGTACGCGCAGCACCACAACGGCGTGTTCCGCAGCGTGGACGGCGGCGAGCGGTGGACCGAGATCACCGCCGTCCAGCCGTCCAAGTTCGGCTTCGCGGTGGCGGTGCACCCGCGCGATCCGCTCACGGCCTGGTTCGTGCCCGCCGTGAAGGACGAGCGGCGCGTGCCGGTGGACGGGAAGCTGGTGGTGGCGCGCACGCGCGACGGCGGCGACACGTTCGAGGTGCTGCGCGAGGGGCTCCCGCAGGCGCACGCGTACGACCTCGTGTACCGGCACGGGCTCGCGGTGGACGCCGGCGGGGACCGGCTGGCGATGGGCTCGACGACGGGCGGGCTGTGGCTCTCCGAGGACGGCGGGGATCGCTGGGTGCAGCACCCGGCGCGGCTGCCGCCGATCTATCAGGTCGCCTTCGGGCAGGTCGCCTTCGGGCAGGTCGCCTCCGGGCAGGCGGCGTCCGGCGGGGCCTCCCGGTAG
- a CDS encoding DUF1207 domain-containing protein, giving the protein MLPARRPRPFPLAILLALGLAAPAGVAAAQPQDVRVLQCGTGVHQDEAFGVVWLPQGEVFCPLVADPKAVRSFVSYLYGKFPTSRGSLHLGSVGIGDGLPLLRVGGPRAADGLQVGLEAAVFAQFDLDSRSDDLLNADYTVGIPVTFRRAGFSVRLRPYHQSSHLGDELLLRADGEIVRQNLSFESVELILSQELGPLRVYAGGEHLLRRSPGALDPRVAHAGAELRAGPDRGARLVVAGDVKSSEQQQWKPAWSGRAGVEVAWWRSPGHPPRVWSLLAEYYDGPSPYGQFFLESTRYAGLGLHLQL; this is encoded by the coding sequence ATGCTGCCCGCCCGCCGCCCGCGGCCGTTCCCGCTCGCGATCCTGCTCGCCCTCGGCCTCGCCGCCCCCGCCGGCGTGGCCGCCGCGCAGCCGCAGGACGTGCGGGTCCTGCAGTGCGGCACCGGCGTCCACCAGGACGAGGCGTTCGGGGTGGTGTGGCTCCCGCAGGGCGAGGTCTTCTGCCCGCTCGTCGCCGACCCGAAGGCGGTGCGCTCCTTCGTCTCGTACCTGTACGGCAAGTTCCCGACCAGCCGCGGCTCGCTCCACCTCGGCTCGGTGGGCATCGGCGACGGCCTGCCGCTGCTGCGCGTCGGCGGCCCGCGCGCCGCGGACGGGCTGCAGGTCGGCCTGGAGGCGGCGGTGTTCGCGCAGTTCGACCTCGACTCGCGGAGCGACGACCTCCTCAACGCCGACTACACCGTGGGGATCCCGGTGACGTTCCGGCGGGCGGGCTTCTCCGTCCGGCTGCGGCCGTACCACCAGAGCTCCCACCTCGGGGACGAGCTGCTCCTGCGCGCCGACGGCGAGATCGTGCGGCAGAACCTGTCGTTCGAGTCGGTGGAGCTGATCCTGTCGCAGGAGCTCGGGCCGCTGCGCGTCTACGCCGGCGGCGAGCACCTCCTCCGCCGCAGCCCGGGCGCGCTGGATCCGCGCGTCGCGCACGCGGGCGCAGAGCTGCGCGCCGGGCCGGACCGCGGCGCCCGGCTGGTCGTCGCCGGGGACGTGAAGTCGAGCGAGCAGCAGCAGTGGAAGCCGGCCTGGAGCGGCCGCGCCGGCGTCGAGGTCGCCTGGTGGCGCTCGCCGGGCCACCCGCCGCGCGTGTGGAGCCTGCTCGCGGAGTACTACGACGGCCCCTCGCCGTACGGGCAGTTCTTCCTCGAGTCCACGCGCTACGCGGGGCTGGGGCTGCACCTCCAGCTGTAG
- a CDS encoding P-II family nitrogen regulator — translation MKRIEAIIRPSRMAQVRAALAHPWLSGMTVSEARGFGRQRGHVELYRGAEYAVELVPKLRVELVVPDPLVPRMVAELEAWVRTGRIGDGKIFVTPVDEAVRIRTGDRGEDAL, via the coding sequence ATGAAGCGGATCGAGGCGATCATCCGGCCGTCGCGCATGGCGCAGGTCCGCGCCGCGCTGGCCCACCCGTGGCTCTCGGGGATGACGGTGTCGGAGGCGCGCGGCTTCGGGCGGCAGCGCGGGCACGTCGAGCTGTACCGGGGCGCCGAGTACGCCGTCGAGCTGGTGCCGAAGCTGCGGGTCGAGCTGGTGGTCCCGGATCCGCTCGTGCCGCGGATGGTCGCCGAGCTCGAGGCGTGGGTGCGGACCGGCCGGATCGGCGACGGGAAGATCTTCGTCACGCCGGTGGACGAGGCGGTCCGGATCCGCACCGGCGACCGGGGCGAGGACGCGCTCTAG
- a CDS encoding nitroreductase family protein, whose translation MTTVTATSTAAANPRHPEHPIDAPFVARWSPRAFTDEAIPRDTLLGLLEAARWAPSAMNAQPWRFAWARRGTPAFERFLSALAPANQAWARNAAALVAVASREAMELPGRPGPVPNASHAFDAGAAWAQLALQAQRWGWATHAMGGFDAARAREALALPEGLALHAFVAIGRRGDAAALPEALRARERPSDRLPLSALALEGGFQGAGA comes from the coding sequence ATGACCACCGTGACCGCCACCTCGACCGCCGCCGCGAACCCCCGCCACCCCGAGCACCCCATCGACGCGCCGTTCGTCGCCCGCTGGTCGCCGCGCGCGTTCACCGACGAGGCGATCCCGCGCGACACGCTGCTCGGCCTGCTGGAGGCCGCGCGCTGGGCGCCCTCCGCCATGAACGCGCAGCCCTGGCGCTTCGCCTGGGCGCGCCGCGGCACGCCCGCGTTCGAGCGGTTCCTGTCCGCGCTCGCGCCCGCGAACCAGGCCTGGGCGCGGAACGCCGCGGCGCTCGTGGCGGTCGCGTCGCGCGAGGCCATGGAGCTGCCCGGCCGCCCGGGTCCGGTGCCGAACGCGAGCCACGCCTTCGACGCGGGCGCGGCCTGGGCGCAGCTCGCGCTCCAGGCGCAGCGCTGGGGCTGGGCCACCCACGCCATGGGCGGCTTCGACGCGGCCCGCGCGCGCGAGGCGCTGGCGTTGCCCGAGGGCCTCGCCCTGCACGCGTTCGTGGCGATCGGCCGCCGCGGCGACGCTGCGGCGCTCCCCGAGGCGCTGCGCGCCCGCGAGCGCCCCAGCGACCGGCTCCCGCTGTCGGCGCTCGCGCTCGAGGGCGGGTTCCAGGGCGCGGGCGCGTGA
- a CDS encoding OmcA/MtrC family decaheme c-type cytochrome: MIRRTLLLAALGLVVVACEGAKGPAGAPGRDGTNGQDGQDGSNGTSCTVTDNHDGTHTITCTDGTSVTVSNGATGGNVAITDFHGAAFMKSSGEYATGKFDVKVTITSATAAADGTLAVDFTAATPGAGGQPVPGIAAITADVAKLVPGTATERASRFVPYITRIETATTGDWPNPAGTTAVQGNTEGNGALTDHGDGSYTYVFATNLANATTEGAPVGYQRNLLHRVSVMIGGHDGPTGEATFDFVPDGSAITTTRNIVQTAACKACHGEEFHGHGGNRLSVENCATCHVPGTADANGGQSLDLAVMIHKIHAGGELASLPGADGKIWDDPSTPADESADNGEYAIWGYRNTKHEWWKAEFPAVLANCQKCHTGTGAQVDNWKTNPTRQACGSCHDTVDFATGANHLGGAQADDSGCATCHGATTGWAPIVPAHDWTTKDPRNVPEFDAELSLSAPANGKYYVAGEAPVVTVVLKDKATGTPIDHDLVTGAALGCLPTGCPAPTSPTTFANTAFFMSGPRATRNPVLTTTARAKIEAAAPASWDLSGGAALALKVDNGRDVTMYNQTGGDFVASGTISVTVPAAAFANPAAATPAELAAGLNAIPAFSRRAIAYVEGGRFGIRSRNLGRLYAIQLDPSAVTTAVFGGDTALKLPGGYYPSNTLAFNAAPGAANDRKVTRTAGSITYQLDPVDDLQPGTYVASVEISRLGRVSETNYRTPTVAKVAFQVKTAAVEKPIASNCNSCHQSADGRGFVLDFSRHNKIFSDDAVDQCGACHDYQPGSATGAWLGGHPISKRVHAVHFGSSLFTPLATVAYSNGDPVAGRNWDITFPQDVRNCQACHPDGTSSGTWAARPNRLACWGCHDGDAAKAHMALQTLDPTPANPWSGDEQESCQACH, from the coding sequence ATGATCCGACGGACACTGCTGCTCGCGGCGCTCGGCCTCGTGGTCGTCGCCTGCGAGGGCGCGAAGGGCCCTGCCGGCGCACCCGGGCGCGACGGCACGAACGGGCAGGACGGCCAGGACGGTTCCAACGGCACCTCCTGCACCGTCACCGACAACCACGACGGCACCCACACCATCACCTGCACCGACGGCACCTCCGTGACCGTGTCGAACGGCGCGACCGGCGGGAACGTCGCGATCACCGACTTCCACGGCGCCGCGTTCATGAAGTCGAGCGGCGAGTACGCCACCGGCAAGTTCGACGTGAAGGTGACCATCACCAGCGCGACCGCCGCGGCCGACGGCACGCTGGCGGTGGACTTCACCGCCGCCACCCCCGGTGCCGGCGGGCAGCCGGTCCCGGGCATCGCCGCCATCACCGCCGACGTGGCGAAGCTCGTCCCCGGCACCGCCACGGAGCGGGCCTCCCGCTTCGTGCCGTACATCACGCGCATCGAGACCGCCACCACCGGCGACTGGCCGAACCCGGCCGGCACCACCGCGGTCCAGGGCAACACCGAGGGCAACGGCGCGCTCACCGACCACGGCGACGGCAGCTACACCTACGTGTTCGCCACCAACCTCGCGAACGCGACCACGGAGGGCGCGCCGGTCGGCTACCAGCGCAACCTGCTGCACCGCGTGTCGGTGATGATCGGCGGCCACGACGGCCCCACCGGCGAGGCCACCTTCGACTTCGTGCCGGACGGCTCCGCGATCACCACCACCCGCAACATCGTCCAGACCGCCGCCTGCAAGGCGTGCCACGGCGAGGAGTTCCACGGGCACGGCGGCAACCGCCTCTCGGTCGAGAACTGCGCCACCTGCCACGTGCCCGGCACCGCCGACGCGAACGGCGGCCAGAGCCTCGACCTCGCGGTCATGATCCACAAGATCCACGCGGGCGGCGAGCTGGCCAGCCTGCCCGGCGCGGACGGCAAGATCTGGGACGACCCGAGCACGCCGGCGGACGAGTCCGCCGACAACGGCGAGTACGCGATCTGGGGCTACCGGAACACCAAGCACGAGTGGTGGAAGGCCGAGTTCCCGGCCGTGCTCGCGAACTGCCAGAAGTGCCACACCGGCACCGGCGCGCAGGTGGACAACTGGAAGACGAACCCCACCCGCCAGGCCTGCGGCTCCTGCCACGACACGGTGGACTTCGCCACCGGCGCGAACCACCTGGGCGGCGCCCAGGCGGACGACTCCGGGTGCGCGACCTGCCACGGCGCGACCACCGGCTGGGCGCCCATCGTGCCCGCGCACGACTGGACGACGAAGGATCCGCGCAACGTCCCCGAGTTCGACGCGGAGCTGTCGCTGTCCGCGCCCGCGAACGGCAAGTACTACGTGGCCGGCGAGGCGCCGGTCGTCACGGTGGTCCTGAAGGACAAGGCGACGGGGACGCCCATCGACCACGACCTCGTCACCGGCGCGGCGCTCGGGTGCCTCCCCACCGGCTGCCCGGCCCCGACCAGCCCCACCACCTTCGCGAACACCGCCTTCTTCATGAGCGGCCCGCGCGCCACGCGCAACCCGGTGCTCACCACCACCGCGCGCGCCAAGATCGAGGCCGCCGCGCCCGCCTCGTGGGACCTCTCCGGCGGCGCCGCGCTGGCGCTCAAGGTGGACAACGGCCGGGACGTCACCATGTACAACCAGACCGGCGGTGACTTCGTCGCGTCCGGGACCATCTCGGTGACCGTGCCGGCGGCGGCGTTCGCGAACCCGGCCGCGGCGACGCCCGCGGAGCTGGCGGCCGGCCTGAACGCCATCCCGGCCTTCAGCCGCCGCGCCATCGCCTACGTCGAGGGCGGCCGCTTCGGCATCCGCAGCCGCAACCTGGGCCGCCTCTACGCGATCCAGCTCGATCCCAGCGCGGTGACGACCGCCGTGTTCGGGGGCGACACCGCCCTGAAGCTGCCGGGCGGCTACTACCCGTCCAACACCCTCGCGTTCAACGCCGCGCCCGGCGCGGCGAACGACCGGAAGGTGACCCGCACCGCCGGGTCGATCACGTACCAGCTCGATCCGGTGGACGACCTGCAGCCCGGCACCTACGTCGCGAGCGTCGAGATCTCGCGGCTCGGGCGCGTGAGCGAGACGAACTACCGCACGCCCACCGTGGCGAAGGTCGCGTTCCAGGTGAAGACCGCGGCGGTGGAGAAGCCGATCGCGAGCAACTGCAACTCCTGCCACCAGAGCGCCGACGGCCGGGGCTTCGTCCTCGACTTCTCGCGCCACAACAAGATCTTCTCCGACGACGCCGTGGACCAGTGCGGCGCGTGCCACGACTACCAGCCCGGCTCCGCCACCGGCGCCTGGCTGGGCGGCCACCCGATCTCGAAGCGCGTCCACGCCGTGCACTTCGGGTCGAGCCTGTTCACCCCGCTCGCCACCGTCGCCTACTCCAACGGCGACCCGGTCGCCGGCCGGAACTGGGACATCACGTTCCCGCAGGACGTCCGGAACTGCCAGGCGTGCCACCCCGACGGCACCTCGAGCGGCACCTGGGCCGCGCGCCCGAACCGGCTCGCGTGCTGGGGCTGCCACGACGGCGACGCGGCGAAGGCGCACATGGCGCTGCAGACGCTCGACCCGACCCCGGCGAACCCGTGGAGCGGTGACGAGCAGGAGTCCTGCCAGGCCTGCCACTAG